The genomic interval ACTGGAGCGCATGGCGGCGCAGGCGGTGCGGTTTGGTGAAATTGGCCACTTCCGCAAGCTCGGCAAGGAGGACGTGCTGAACATCTTGCGCGCGAGCCTGTGACGCGCTCGCATTCGCGTCAGGCGGTTGGGGTCACCGAGCGCGACGGTGGGAGGTTTGCGCTTCTAGTTGAAGCGCCTCCCGCCGCAGCGCCTCAAACGCGGAGTTGGGCGGATACGCCGCTTGGCTTTGGCGGAGGCCGGCCGCCATGGCAGCGAGTGCTTGGCGAGGTTCGCCCGCATCCACGTGCGCCTCTGCGAGCCCGTACCCCTGTCGGCCCGATGGGACAGGTTGTACGAGCCACAAACGCACGGAATCCATGTTCCCTCTTGCGTTCCCAAAACGTTTTCGGGTATATTGATGCTGACTCGCGTGTGGTAGGTTCGGGTTGCCGAAAACGTTTTGGATGCGCCGGAGGCTCGCAAAAGGGGTTTGCCGCCATGAGAGTCACCATTCGCGACGTGGCGCGCGCAGCAGGCGTTTCCGTCACGACGGTGTCGAGGGCGCTGAATGGCGCCGCGGACGTCGGTGAAGAGACGCGCCAGCGCGTCATTGAGGTCGCCAAGCAACTGAACTATCGCCCGAGCCACGTGGCGCGGAGCCTCGTGCTCAGGAAGAGCCAGAACATCGGGCTTTTGGTGTCCGATTTTCGCAAAGGCAGCCACCACTTTCTCTACGACGTTTTGGTCGGCGTACACGACACGCTTGCCGAGTACGGGTACGATGTCACGCTGGTCAGCACGGACACCGCCCGCCAGCAACTGGTGAGCTACGTGGACTTTTGCCGGGCGCGAGGGCTGGACGGCGTGATCGTCATGGGCATTCGCCTGGACGATCCGTACGTCGAGGAGGTCGTGGAGTCCACGCTGCCGAGCGTCGTGATCGATCTGCCGCTGCTCAGCCGGCACTGCGGTTACGTGATGACGGACAACGTGAACGGCGCGCGCTACGCGGTGAGGCACCTCGTATCCCGGGGGTGCAGGCGCATCGGTTTTGTGAACGGCGCCGCGCACGCTGCGGTGAGCCGCGAGCGGCTGAGGGGATTCGAGGACGCCGTGCGCCAATATGTGGGGGGGTTCGACGAGCGCCTCGTGGTCTATGGGGATTTCACGCTCGAAGGGGGACAGCGCGCGCTCGCCGAGCTGCTCGCCAAAGCGCCGGACGTGGATGGCGTGTTCTTCGCGAGCGATCTCATGGCCATCGGAGGCATCCAACACTGCAAGGCGATGGGCATCCGCATTCCGGACGATCTCGCGGTGGTCGGATTTGACGATATCGACCTCGCGCGTTTCGTGACGCCCGCGCTGACGACGGTCGCACAGCCGCGGTATGAGATGGGCTGCGAAGCGGCCAAGATGCTCGTCCATATGCTGCAGAAGGGCGAGATGCCATCAGGCACGCTGTTGCCGCCGCAACTCGTCGTGCGCGAGACGGCCTGAGCACTTCAACTGGGGGAGAGGCATCATGCATGGATGGGTCATCAAAGAAAACGACCTGTTTTGGTACGGAGACGCAGAGGGTCTGAGCGCGCACGGAGTTGAAAACGTTTCCGGTCACGGGCTTTACACCAGAGACACGCGCGTGCTCTCAGCGCTCGTTTGGCGCATCGAGCCCGACGTGTGGGTGGCATTGGACGCCCTTGCGGAGTCCGGCTCGGAATCGGTGTACCGTTACACCAATCGCCCTCCGCGGGCCGATCACGAGCCTCCGCGCGAGAGCCTGCTGGTGGAGCGCCGGCAGCGCGTGGACGGACATTGCTTTCAAGAAAGCGGTATCGTGCGCAATTTTGGCGATCGCGCCGTGCGCCTCGCGGTGATCTACGAGGTCGCGGCGGACTTCGCGGACATGTTCGAAGTTCGGGGGTTCCAGGTCGAGGCGCCCGCGAGAGCGATTCGTTCACGGGTGTCCGGAAACGTTTGCGGTTTTTCTTATTCGTCCTCCGACGGGCGGACTTGGGAGACGCGCGTCCAGCTCGCTGCGCATCCGAGTCACGCGGGTGAGATGACGCCCGTTCGGTGGACCGAGTCGGCCGGCGTGGGCCGGGCGGAGTTGCTGATCACGGTGGACGCCGGAGGTGCCGCGGAGTGGACGCTCACCGTTCGACCGGAGGTGCGCGGAGGCACGGAATTCCCCGCCGCAGGAGAAACAGGGATCGGCTTGTCTGTTTCCGAAAACGTTTCCAGTCATCCGCGTGGAAACGCCGCCGAGGGCTTGAGGTCCAGGCCAGCACGGAACGCTGAAGATGACGCGTCCTCAGCGCGGGGATGGTTGAATGGCGCGCCGACGGTTTCCGGGCATGAAGCATTCGGCCGCTGGTACGAGCAGGGCATGCGGGACATTCGCATGCTCCAGTCCGACTTTGGGTTTGGGCCGTTTCTCGTGGCGGGGGTACCGTGGTACGCAGTCCCGTTCGGAAGGGACAGCTTGATTGCCGCCCGGCAGATCCTTTCCGCGGCGCCGGAGGTCGCGCGAGGCACTCTCGCCACGCTGGCCCATTTCCAGGGCGAACGTGTGGACACGGAGCGGGATGAGCAGCCTGGGAAGATTCTGCACGAACTCAGGGACGGCGAACTCGCGCGCAGCGGCAAGGTTCCATTCCGCCCGTACTACGGCAGCATCGACGCCACGCCGCTCTTTCTCATCCTCTTGGCGGACTACTGGCGCTTCACAGGCGACACGCCGTTCCTCACGCGGATGCTTCCCCATGCGGAGCGGGCGCTTGCGTGGATGGCGGATTACGGCGATCGCGACGGAGACGGGTTCATCGAGTATTGGCGCGAGGCCGAGGG from Alicyclobacillus acidocaldarius subsp. acidocaldarius DSM 446 carries:
- a CDS encoding LacI family DNA-binding transcriptional regulator, coding for MRVTIRDVARAAGVSVTTVSRALNGAADVGEETRQRVIEVAKQLNYRPSHVARSLVLRKSQNIGLLVSDFRKGSHHFLYDVLVGVHDTLAEYGYDVTLVSTDTARQQLVSYVDFCRARGLDGVIVMGIRLDDPYVEEVVESTLPSVVIDLPLLSRHCGYVMTDNVNGARYAVRHLVSRGCRRIGFVNGAAHAAVSRERLRGFEDAVRQYVGGFDERLVVYGDFTLEGGQRALAELLAKAPDVDGVFFASDLMAIGGIQHCKAMGIRIPDDLAVVGFDDIDLARFVTPALTTVAQPRYEMGCEAAKMLVHMLQKGEMPSGTLLPPQLVVRETA
- a CDS encoding amylo-alpha-1,6-glucosidase, with protein sequence MHGWVIKENDLFWYGDAEGLSAHGVENVSGHGLYTRDTRVLSALVWRIEPDVWVALDALAESGSESVYRYTNRPPRADHEPPRESLLVERRQRVDGHCFQESGIVRNFGDRAVRLAVIYEVAADFADMFEVRGFQVEAPARAIRSRVSGNVCGFSYSSSDGRTWETRVQLAAHPSHAGEMTPVRWTESAGVGRAELLITVDAGGAAEWTLTVRPEVRGGTEFPAAGETGIGLSVSENVSSHPRGNAAEGLRSRPARNAEDDASSARGWLNGAPTVSGHEAFGRWYEQGMRDIRMLQSDFGFGPFLVAGVPWYAVPFGRDSLIAARQILSAAPEVARGTLATLAHFQGERVDTERDEQPGKILHELRDGELARSGKVPFRPYYGSIDATPLFLILLADYWRFTGDTPFLTRMLPHAERALAWMADYGDRDGDGFIEYWREAEGGIANQGWKDSGDSMVHADGSLAQGPIALAEVQAYAYMAYVAWREIYRELGEPEEAERLARLADGLRSRFLQHFWLEERNEIAMALDGNKRPLCVASSNMGQVLWSDILPSEVAERVAKRLLQPDLFSGFGIRTLSAKELRYNPMSYHNGSVWPHDTSLVFAGLVRHGAWEEAEQIFEGLMRAQAQFPHHRLPELFCGFSREESPRPVPYPVSCSPQAWAAAVPAIVLENLLGLRPDAPRGELTIFPRLPASMQELKVHGLRLGRGKLSVEIARRDGCVLVDVVENTTGLRVDVMDGAKEVMSAS